From one Cyprinus carpio isolate SPL01 chromosome B3, ASM1834038v1, whole genome shotgun sequence genomic stretch:
- the LOC122136421 gene encoding E3 ubiquitin-protein ligase TRIM35-like: protein MASLSEDDFSCPVCCEIFKDPVVLSCSHSVCKECLQQFWRTKETQECPVCRRRSSKRRPPCNLALKNLCESFLKERNESRSSGSEEICSLHSEKLKLFCLEDKQLVCVECRNSKQHDNHTFSPISEAVSSYKEELNITLKSLKEKLKHNEDINEEFEEMVQHIKSQAKHTQHQIKQQFEKLHQFLRDEEEATITALREEEDQKKQMMKEKLEEINRHISALSHSIKDMEQMMKTSDVCFLKEFPVSIERVQISSQTDPQMSSGALIHVPGYLGNLPFRVWKKMQDIVQNTPVILDPNTANPWLILSDDLTSVTNSWDYQSLPDNPERFDYYPCVLGSEGFNSGTHCWDVEVKQSSAWCLGVTTAPNQRKTHAFFNTDVWSVWYDVDGAPESSINEFPVKQDLDRVRVNLDYDRGTVSFSDPVTNTHLHTFTTSFTHTLFPVFYSSSSLRILAINSQ, encoded by the exons ATGGCTTCACTATCTGAAGATGATTTTTCTTGCCCTGTGTGCTGTGAAATCTTCAAGGATCCTGTTGTTTTATCATGTAGTCACAGTGTCTGTAAAGAGTGTCTTCAACAGTTCTGGAGAACCAAGGAAACTCAGGAGTGTCCCGTCTGCAGGAGAAGATCCTCAAAACGTCGCCCTCCATGTAATCTTGCGTTAAAAAACCTGTGTGAGTCATTCCTGAAGGAGAGAAATGAGAGCCGTTCATCAGGATCTGAGgagatctgcagtttacacagtgagaaactcaaactcttctgtctggaggacaaacagCTAGTCTGTGTAGAGTGCAGAAATTCAAAACAACATGACAATCACACATTCTCACCCATCAGTGAAGCTGTTTCATCATACAAG gaggagCTCAATATAACACTGAAGTCCTTAAAAGAGAAACTTAAACACAATGAAGACATTAATGAAGAGTTTGAGGAAATGGTTCAACACATCAAG TCTCAagctaaacacacacagcatcagattaaacagcagtttgagaagcttcatcagtttcttagagatgaagaagaagctacaatcactgcactgagggaggaagaggatcagaagaagcagatgatgaaggagaagctggaggagatCAATAGACACATCTCAGCTCTTTCACACTCAATCAAAGACATGGAGCAGATGATGAAAACCAGTGACGTCTGCTTTCTGAAG GAGTTTCCAGTCTCAATAGAAAG AGTCCAGATCTCATCACAGACGGATCCACAGATGTCTTCTGGAGCTTTGATTCATGTGCCAGGATACTTAGGAAACCTGCccttcagagtctggaagaagatgcaGGACATCGTCCAGAACA CTCCTGTGATTCTGGATCCAAACACTGCAAATCCCTGGCTCATCCTGTCTGATGATCTGACCAGTGTGACAAACAGCTGGGATTATCAATCACTTCCTgataatccagagagatttgactATTATCCCtgtgttctgggttcagagggCTTTAACTCAGGAACACACTGCTGGGATGTGGAGGTTAAACAGAGTTCAGCCTGGTGTCTTGGAGTAACTACAGCACCAAACCAGAGGAAGACACATGCTTTCTTTAACACTGATGTTTGGAGTGTGTGGTATGATGTGGATGGAGCACCTGAATCATCTATAAATGAATTTCCTGTTAAACAGGATCTTGATCGTGTCAGAGTGAATCTGGACTATGACAGAGGAACAGTGTCGTTCTCTGATCCAGTAactaacacacatctacacacattcacaacctccttcactcacacactctttccAGTCTTCTATAGTTCTTCATCTCTGAGGATCTTAGCAATAAATAGTCAGTGA